In the Paenibacillus sp. FSL H7-0357 genome, one interval contains:
- the zwf gene encoding glucose-6-phosphate dehydrogenase produces the protein MEATTFVLFGATGDLARRKIYPALYNLFLDHKLHHSFSVIGLGRRELADEAFQAMVERSIRDFSRREVYDSASVRRFLKAFRYNVLDVGHTEDYLKLLQRVEKQEESMGSSPNRMFYLSVGPEFFEPIALNIKESGLGAAKGWKRLVIEKPFGHDLLSAQALNLKLSEAFSEDEIFRIDHYLGKPMVQELDVFQQTNPVLHALWNNRYIANVQITAGETVGVEERAGYYDHVGALRDMFQNHMLQLLMMLAIRLPKDSSADEVRYKKKEVMEALEPLEEADIQFQVIRGQYTAGTIKGKPVPGYLSEPGIPAGSMNDTFIAARLTIDDPFWKGVPFYIRTGKRMKEKSTRIVIEFKEPLKQNSSAAEDDIPNLLVFEISPNEGITLQLKARDPQHKGKFKAMHIDFHTRSIEVPEAYENLIYDALHGDPSFFAHWNEVELSWKWVQPILNAFDKNTVPLHSYAAGTFGPVESNQLLAKDGNHWWLDSAIEEVSELALPDASNF, from the coding sequence ATGGAGGCAACCACATTTGTTTTATTTGGAGCGACAGGGGATTTAGCCCGAAGAAAAATCTACCCCGCGCTGTATAATCTGTTTCTCGACCACAAGTTGCACCATTCATTCTCTGTGATTGGTCTTGGCAGAAGAGAACTTGCTGATGAAGCCTTTCAGGCTATGGTGGAGCGGTCCATCCGGGATTTCTCCCGGCGGGAAGTGTATGATTCTGCGTCCGTGCGCCGCTTCCTGAAGGCCTTCCGATATAATGTGCTGGATGTGGGGCATACAGAGGATTATCTTAAGCTGTTGCAGCGGGTTGAGAAGCAGGAAGAGAGCATGGGCAGTTCCCCGAACCGGATGTTCTATTTATCCGTCGGTCCTGAGTTTTTTGAGCCGATTGCCTTGAACATTAAGGAAAGTGGCCTGGGTGCTGCCAAGGGCTGGAAACGTCTGGTGATTGAGAAGCCCTTCGGACATGATCTGCTGTCTGCGCAGGCACTGAATCTGAAGCTGAGTGAAGCGTTTAGTGAGGATGAAATTTTCCGGATCGACCATTACCTGGGTAAGCCTATGGTGCAGGAGCTGGATGTATTCCAGCAGACGAATCCGGTGCTTCACGCACTCTGGAACAACCGCTACATTGCCAACGTGCAGATTACTGCGGGGGAAACGGTGGGCGTGGAAGAAAGAGCGGGTTATTACGATCATGTGGGTGCACTCAGAGACATGTTCCAGAATCATATGCTGCAGCTGCTGATGATGCTTGCGATCCGCTTGCCGAAAGACAGCTCCGCAGATGAGGTGCGCTACAAGAAAAAAGAAGTTATGGAAGCCCTGGAGCCGTTGGAAGAAGCGGATATCCAGTTTCAAGTGATCCGTGGGCAGTACACTGCAGGCACCATCAAGGGCAAGCCGGTTCCAGGCTATCTCTCTGAACCGGGAATTCCGGCAGGTTCGATGAACGATACATTTATTGCAGCCAGACTTACGATCGATGATCCATTCTGGAAAGGTGTGCCGTTCTATATCCGAACCGGGAAGAGAATGAAAGAGAAATCGACACGGATTGTGATTGAATTCAAAGAGCCGCTCAAGCAGAACTCGTCAGCCGCCGAGGATGATATCCCCAATCTTCTGGTGTTCGAGATCAGCCCGAACGAGGGGATTACGCTACAGCTCAAGGCAAGAGATCCCCAGCACAAGGGGAAGTTCAAGGCCATGCATATTGACTTCCATACCAGGTCTATTGAGGTCCCGGAAGCTTATGAGAACCTGATTTATGATGCCTTACACGGAGATCCGTCATTCTTTGCGCATTGGAATGAGGTGGAGCTGTCCTGGAAATGGGTGCAGCCGATCCTGAATGCTTTTGACAAGAATACGGTTCCTCTTCATTCCTACGCTGCGGGTACGTTCGGACCTGTAGAATCGAATCAGCTGCTGGCGAAGGATGGAAATCACTGGTGGCTCGACTCTGCCATTGAAGAAGTAAGCGAGCTAGCTTTGCCTGATGCTTCAAATTTTTAA